GACGAAGTGCACGATCTCGACGACGTCGTTGTCGGCCAGGCACGCGGAATTCCAGCCGGATGCGGGAACGACTTCCCGGTTGCGCTCGACGGCGACGCGGCGCCCGCCGAGACCGAGCGAGTCGACGAGACCGGCGATCGTGATTCCGTCGGCGACGTCCTTGTCTTCGCCGTTGATCCGCAGACGCATCGGTTCCTGCTAGCTTCACAGGTGCGGTTTTACAACCGGGGGTCGCCTTTGGTACCACGCCGCGTGGCCGTCGTCGCGGCTCCCGTCGGAGCGTCATCCGGAACTTCTTCTACTCGCATCGAGCGAGTTTCTGCGTCCGAAATTCCAGTTTCCGCGCA
The sequence above is drawn from the Candidatus Limnocylindrales bacterium genome and encodes:
- the thiS gene encoding sulfur carrier protein ThiS, with amino-acid sequence MRLRINGEDKDVADGITIAGLVDSLGLGGRRVAVERNREVVPASGWNSACLADNDVVEIVHFVGGG